The DNA sequence TTCCATTTTTTGATTATTGGATAATAAAGATTTGTTTGCCTCTTTAGATCTCGAAGATTCTAGTTCTGCCAATATCGTATTGGCTCTTTTGATTAAAGATTTTGGCATTCCTGCCATCTTTGCTACATGAATTCCAAAACTGTGTTCACTTCCTCCAGGTTTTAGTTTTCGGATAAAGACAATTTTTTGATCTGCTTCTTTTACCGCAACATTGTAATTTTTGATTCTTGCGAACTGCTCACTCATTTCGTTTAACTCATGGTAATGCGTTGCAAAAAGTGTTTTGGCCTTTGAGGAATGCTTATGAAGGTACTCCGCAATTGCCCAAGCAATAGAGATTCCATCATAAGTAGAAGTTCCTCTTCCTATTTCATCTAGAAGCACTAAACTTCTATCCGATAGATTATTCAAAATAGAAGCCGTTTCATTCATTTCTACCATAAAAGTAGATTCTCCATGAGAAATATTATCAGAAGCTCCAACTCTTGTGAAAATTTTGTCCACCACTCCTATTTCGGCAGATTCTGCGGGTACAAAACAACCTATTTGAGCCATTAGGACTATAAGAGCTGTTTGGCGCAATAATGCCGATTTACCTGACATATTTGGTCCTGTAATCATTATTATTTGCTGCTCTTCTCTATCCAAGAAAATACTATTTGAGATATATGTTTCTCCCAAAGGAAGATGTTTTTCAATTACCGGGTGGCGTCCTTCTTTAATATCGATATGATATTCCTCAGAAATTTTAGGCTTTTGATATTCGTTTTGCGAAGCCAAATCTGCAAAACAAAGTAAAACATCTATTTCAGCTATCGCTAAAGCATTTCTTTGGATAATATCAATATAAGTGGAGAGAAACACCAATACTTGATCAAAAAGTTGTTTTTCTAACTCTTCAATTTTGGCTTGAGAAGCCAAAATCTTCGCCTCCAACTCTTTGAGTTCTTCCGTAATATAACGCTCAGCAGAAACCAAAGTCTGTTTTCTAATCCATTCTTCAGGAACTTTTGCTTTATGCGTATTTCTTACTTCTAGATAATATCCAAATACATTATTATAACCAATCTTTAATTTTGCTATTTGAGTGCGTTCGGCTTCTCTTTCGCATATTTGATTGAGATGTTCTTGAGCATTTTCAGCAATTTGACGATATTCATCTAATTCTGGATGAACTCCTGGCTGAATAACAACACCTTTACCAAGCATTACGGGAGCATCCTCCACAATTTTCTGCTCGATTTCCGATATCAGTTTTTCACAAGAATGTATGTTTGAAGCACGCTTTTTAAGTGCATCACTGGTAGAATTTTCAGCAAGAGTTTTAATGGGACTCATTTGTTTCAATGAGTTTTTTAGCAAAATAATTTCTCTTGGCGAAATCCTTGCCGTGGATATTTTAGAAGCCAATCTTTCTATATCCCCTATTTGCTGTATACTATGGCAAACTTGTTCTTTTACTTCCAAATCCCCTAAAAAATAATCGACAACTTCTTGTCTATTTTCTATGGCAGTTTTTTCTTTTAAAGGAAATGCTAACCAACGCTTGAGCATCCTAGACCCCATAACACCTTTACATTGATCCAAAATATCAATTAAGGTAATGGCATCGGGATTGTGGGAATGAAAAAGCTCTAGATTTCTAATGGTAAAACGATCCATCCAAAGAAAATCATCGGAATCTATCCTTTGAATATTCTGGATATGTTTACTTTTTTGATGCTGGGTTTCTTCTAAATAATGTAGAATCGCTCCAGCTGCAGTAATTGCCAGATTTTGTTTTTCTAATCCAAAACCTTTAAGAGAATTTATTCCAAAATGAGCACGTAACTTATCAATGGCATAATCGTAGGTGAATGCCCAATCCTCCATTCTATAGGAATAAAATTGATCTTTAAGAAGATGTTCAAAAGTTTCCTTATACTGTTTTTGGTAAACGATCTCAGAGGGTTGAAAACTTTGCACCAGTTTATCAATATATTCTAATGAACCCTCTGAAGCATAGAACTCCCCAGTACTAATATCCAAAAAAGAAATCCCTGCTTGATCTTTCGAAAAATGAATAGATGCCAAATAGTTATTATTTTTAGCATCATAGGTTTGATCGTTATAGGAAACACCTGGAGTAACAAGTTCTGTAACGCCTCTTTTTACAATTTTTTTGGTCTTTTTAGGATCTTCAAGTTGTTCACATATTGCCACACGCTTTCCTGCTCTTACCAGTTTAGGAAGATAGGTATTGAGTGAATGATGAGGAAAACCTGCCAATTCTTCATTAGAACCTCCATTGGATCTTTTGGTGAGTACAATTCCTAAAATTTTAGAAGCCTCTATAGCATCTTTACCAAAGGTTTCGTAAAAATCTCCAACTCTAAAAAGCAATACTGCATCGGGGTATTTAGCCTTTATTTGATTGTATTGTTTCATCAAAGGCGTAACCTTAGGAGTCTTTTGGGTGTTCTTTTTTGCCAAAATAATGTGTTGTTATTTATCGAATTCGATCAACAGAATCTACTAATTCTTTGTCCTTTTTAATATTTTTCTTTGCAAAAGTGATCAGGATAAAGGAAAGTGCAATGGCATAAACTCCAAAACCTAATCCTTCGTATTGATCTCCTATTTTATCAAAACCGTATGCCAATCCTCCAAAAGAAAGTAAAACCATTACTTGATTTACACTACAAAGGTTGATTTGTAATTTACGATTTTTGAACAATAAAATTGTTATTAAGCTCACCAACATACTCAATAAAGGAGCTCCAAATATTAGATAATCTCCATGAGCAAAAGCTTTTCCTCCATCTACTAAATTAGCGTAAGGGAAAACAAAAACAAAAAGTGATGTCATAAAGATGGACATCAAAAGGTAAACAGATTGTACTCTTTGTATCATTTGGATATTTTTTTTTAAACAGAAACAGAATAATCTCTTAATGCATCATTAAGGCTGGTTTTTTTATCGGTACTTTCTTTTCTTTGCCCGATAATCAATGCGCAAGGAACTTGAAATTCTCCCGCAGGAAATTTCTTGGTATAAGAACCAGGAATAACCACTGATCTTGGAGGAACGATCCCTTTATACTCTTTTGGCTCGTCTCCAGAAACATCAATAATTTTGGTACTTGCGGTTAAGACTACATTAGCCCCTAAAACGGCTTCTTTTCCTATTCTAACTCCTTCTACCACTATAGATCTTGATCCTATAAAAGCATCGTCTTCTATAATTACAGGAGCTGCTTGAAGTGGTTCTAATACACCTCCTATTCCTACACCGCCACTAAGGTGAACATTTTTTCCTATTTGAGCACAAGATCCTACCGTTGCCCATGTATCCACCATGGTTCCAGAATCCACGTAAGCTCCAATATTTACATAAGAAGGCATCATAATTACTCCCTTGGCAAGAAATGCTCCATGACGTGCAATTGCATGAGGAACCACACGCACACCAAGCTCGGCATAGTTCTTTTTCAAAGGAATTTTATCATGAAATTCAAAAGGCTCTACTTCTATCGTCTCCATCTTTTGGATTGGAAAATACATAACCACCGCCTTTTTCACCCATTCATTCACTTGCCAACCATCATTTGTTA is a window from the Flavobacteriales bacterium genome containing:
- the mutS gene encoding DNA mismatch repair protein MutS; translated protein: MKQYNQIKAKYPDAVLLFRVGDFYETFGKDAIEASKILGIVLTKRSNGGSNEELAGFPHHSLNTYLPKLVRAGKRVAICEQLEDPKKTKKIVKRGVTELVTPGVSYNDQTYDAKNNNYLASIHFSKDQAGISFLDISTGEFYASEGSLEYIDKLVQSFQPSEIVYQKQYKETFEHLLKDQFYSYRMEDWAFTYDYAIDKLRAHFGINSLKGFGLEKQNLAITAAGAILHYLEETQHQKSKHIQNIQRIDSDDFLWMDRFTIRNLELFHSHNPDAITLIDILDQCKGVMGSRMLKRWLAFPLKEKTAIENRQEVVDYFLGDLEVKEQVCHSIQQIGDIERLASKISTARISPREIILLKNSLKQMSPIKTLAENSTSDALKKRASNIHSCEKLISEIEQKIVEDAPVMLGKGVVIQPGVHPELDEYRQIAENAQEHLNQICEREAERTQIAKLKIGYNNVFGYYLEVRNTHKAKVPEEWIRKQTLVSAERYITEELKELEAKILASQAKIEELEKQLFDQVLVFLSTYIDIIQRNALAIAEIDVLLCFADLASQNEYQKPKISEEYHIDIKEGRHPVIEKHLPLGETYISNSIFLDREEQQIIMITGPNMSGKSALLRQTALIVLMAQIGCFVPAESAEIGVVDKIFTRVGASDNISHGESTFMVEMNETASILNNLSDRSLVLLDEIGRGTSTYDGISIAWAIAEYLHKHSSKAKTLFATHYHELNEMSEQFARIKNYNVAVKEADQKIVFIRKLKPGGSEHSFGIHVAKMAGMPKSLIKRANTILAELESSRSKEANKSLLSNNQKMENGVQLSFFQLDDPSLMNIKEELENIDINSLTPIEALMKLNQIKKMIGMD
- a CDS encoding DUF4293 domain-containing protein; its protein translation is MIQRVQSVYLLMSIFMTSLFVFVFPYANLVDGGKAFAHGDYLIFGAPLLSMLVSLITILLFKNRKLQINLCSVNQVMVLLSFGGLAYGFDKIGDQYEGLGFGVYAIALSFILITFAKKNIKKDKELVDSVDRIR
- a CDS encoding 2,3,4,5-tetrahydropyridine-2,6-dicarboxylate N-succinyltransferase, giving the protein MREIIERAWDNRALLQEEDVQNTIREVVEQLDKGLLRIAELTNDGWQVNEWVKKAVVMYFPIQKMETIEVEPFEFHDKIPLKKNYAELGVRVVPHAIARHGAFLAKGVIMMPSYVNIGAYVDSGTMVDTWATVGSCAQIGKNVHLSGGVGIGGVLEPLQAAPVIIEDDAFIGSRSIVVEGVRIGKEAVLGANVVLTASTKIIDVSGDEPKEYKGIVPPRSVVIPGSYTKKFPAGEFQVPCALIIGQRKESTDKKTSLNDALRDYSVSV